CTTGGGAAAAaaacttggggttttttttgagcgAGAAGCGAAGAAAGCAGAAAGCGAGAAAGGGAAGCGTCTGAAATCTCAGTTTTCACGCCGTTTTTCGGAACCGCGTAATAATCCTGGATGGGGAGATAAAGAAAGCGTCCAAAATTGATCGCCAGCTTTCTTCTGTTACATAGGTGTGTCTCCCGAttcaggaatttaaaaaaaaaaaccattaattTATtaacacaggtagttcttgacttgcaacagttcgttcAGTGACTGTTTGGAGTTACAAACAGGGTCAGTTTTTCAGGCTTACGACccccacgggatcaaaattcagaatgtttggaaactgacttgtacttatgacagttgcaatgtccttccaAAATTCATTgtcgacttttcttctgttacaCAGGGGTGTCTTccagttcaaaaaaaataatagtaatttatTAACAGAGGTCGTTCTCGACtttagtcaccattcaaagtaacaacagcactgaaaaaagcaactcaggactgtgatcaagattcagaatgcttggaaactgacttgtacttatggcggttgcagtgtccgacaagcaaagtcaatgggggggaaggccacttaacaaccgtgttactaatgtaaGAATTGCACTATTTCActgaacaattgtggcaaggaaagtcgtgaccccagatttttttttttcccctccggtTAATCTAGATCTAATCTAGTTCTCCTGTTCACAGAGATCTGTTCAATCTGTTCAATCTTACTAGGTGGCCAACGGGAgtcaaaaaaaaagggaaattgaGGGCCCTGGCATCCATCGATTAATTGGAAGGAAATAGGAATTattagaaaagagaagaaagagcaggatgttttttttttagagaacaGCAGTTTCAGACAAGGTGAAGTAGCTGGAAGATCCTTACTTGGTCCATTTTATACAAGAAAATGACATTTCTTTCGATGAAAATGTCCCCGGAGGACACGCTTCAAAACTCACGTCGTGATTTTCGGTgcctgtaaaaaaataaaataaaagattttgaCGGGTTCTGGATTGTCTCGGCGCAGGGCGGAGCAAGAGAGGAGCCTATTTTTTGGCATCGGAAGAACGGATTTACAGTAACAGTAACAAGTCTGttattgactgtgaaccgccctgagtccttcgggagatgggcggtatacaaatataataaataataataataataataattctatttctatttctaaaatgGAAAGAATGGCGTAGAGACCTCGGTGGGTTTTACATATTTTTACCACCGCTCGTGCACATGTACCTTCTATGTgtgcgcccggccttctgcacGCTCGCTGCGTGCATgggcaccttctgcgcatgtgctttgcttgcgcgcctcaaaaatgtggctaaataggacggcattacgcCAGCGCCATCCATGCATGCCCCCcgccttgaaaatgtggctaaataggacggcattacacCAGCAGTTGCCGCTACCTGTTCACCCGAATCTATACGAACCAGTGAATACTCTTTGGGTAGAGAGGTCACAGTTCCTTGAAAAATTTCCCTAATTCTGTTAGGAACtgtcatttttcccccccctctagTTTATTAAAAAGAACTACCAGGTCCTCGGTTTACGTTGAGGACAAGATGGCTTCcaaaggtcttttccaactctgatattctgttaagTGCAAACACTGGATTTTAAGACAGCCTCTTGGCAGAGAAAGAGGATCAGGAATCCCGATATCGCCTCGTGCGGGTCTTACCAGCTCGTGTCACCCTATAACCAGGAGGTGCGGTTGTGTGCCTCACGCAAACGTCGCAGGAATCCGCCTCCAGTTGGTGAAAACAGAAAAAACCCGGCTGGCAGCCGCACTTTGTGTTCTTCGTGTAGTGGCACCGCTCCTTGATTTGCATGTGACTCTCTGCAAGGCAGAATGACAAACATTCTCCAAAGGCTGGGCCCTCTTGAGGTCCTACAGCCTGACTCAGAAGCGTTTCACCCGCGACGAGCCTAAATAGACTTCAGTTATGCTCGAGGTGTATGATTCCCCAAGGAgccgtggtggcccagtggttagaatgtagcatttgcaggttaattctgtggACTGTCTgcagttcgatcctaaccggctcaaAGTCGACTCAGCTtgccgtccttccgaggtcggtaaaatgaggactcagattgttggaggcaacaggctgactttgtaaaccgcttagagagggctgtaaaagcactgtgaagaggtatataagtctaagtgctatattactattgctatctgtcatctatcttttttttttattattttgaatttatatcccgcccttctccgaagactcagggcggcttacattgtgttaagcaatagtcttcatccatttgtatattatatacaaagtcaacttttattgcccccaacaatctgggtcctcattttacctaccttataaaggatggaaggctgagtcaaccttgggcctggtgggacttgaacttgcagtaattgcaagcagctgtgttaataacggacagacttagtctgttgagccaccagaggcccttatctatctatctacctacctacctatctatatctatctatctatctatctatctatctatctatctatctatctatctatctatctatctatctatctatcatctctgtctgtctgtgggtctatttatctatctatccatccatccatacatacatccacccacccactcatccatccatccatccatccatccatccatccatccatccatccatccatccatccatccatccatccatccatccatccatccatctatctatctatctatctatctatctatctatctatctatctatctatctatctatctatctatcatatcatccatccatccatccatccatccatccatccatccatccatccatccatccatccgtctatgtacaatctctctctctctcttctatctacaatacctatctatctccctccctacctacctatttacctatctccctacctccctacctccctGGTGGTCCagttgttagaatgcaatatcgcaggcaaactctgcccacagccaagagttcgatcctgaccggcccaaggtcgactcagccttccgtccttccgagatcagtaaaatgaggacccagattgttgtggacaATAGGTTGActcagtaaaccgcttagagaaggctgtaaaatcactatgaagcagtatatacgtcTAAATGCTATTAATATTATCCTGGTGGCTAGGATAaaaatgggagaaattaaaaaaaaaaatcagaggaatGACTAGCTTTCTAAACTTGACCAATCCCGCCCAGAGGTCCCCTTGGTTAATCTGTTAGTTAGATCGATCGGTTTGTTTCTTTACCTGGAGAACATTCCCGGCACTTTAAACACATTGTCAATCCATTCGGGTGCTcggtaaaccacccagagtcgcAGGGAATACAGGCTGTATTGGTGGCACGGGTGCAATGCCTTAAAACTCGTAATCCTAGGTTAAAGAGATCAAAAACAACCATAGAATTGTAGGGCTGGAAGGGaagcttggaggtcatgtagCCCAGCCCCCAGCCCAAAAGGAAAGTCCATCATCAAAAACATTGCGATTAGGGAAATATGGAAagtagaatattctattctaaccatttATGCGAAAgggtgttctattctattctattctattctattctattctattctattccattccattccattctatctactctactctactctactctactctactctactctactctactctattctagtctattctattctattctattctattctacctattctactctactccctattctattctattctattctattctattctattctacctattctactctactccctattctattctattctattctattctactattctattctattctctattctatactattctacattttatattctattctattcactctatctattctattctatttattctactctattctattctacctactctactctactccctattctattctattctattctattctattctattcttttctattctattcactctactctactctactctactctactctactctactctactctattctattgtattctatttacTCTACTATATCtactctaatctattctattctattctacctactctactctactccgtattctattctattctattctattctattctattctattctatattttatattctattctactctattctattctattcctatttttctatttctatttcttttctaaccatttaTGTGAAATGGTcttgggtttcctgcttgagcaggaagtcagactagaagacctctgaggtcccttccaactctgtttattctatgttCAGCCTCAGCTCAACCTGCTAGGATTACCCTTTTCTTTCACTCTTCGGCCCTCCTTCTTTTCCACGCAAAATAGAGACCCTTGAACCTACCTGCGCCACACTTGGGACAACACTCCCTTCCGATTGAGTATTCCCACGACTCACAGGAAAAGGCATTCCGAAGGAGCAGGAAGTGGATCACCAAGGCAATGTGAAGAATCTTTCataaaaaagaaggagaagaaagagaagaaggagaaggagaagagaggagatgaggaagagaaagaaaaaaaaggaaggaggaggaggagaaggagaagagaggggatggagatggaggaggtggtagagggaggaggaagagggagaggatgaggaagaagaagaagaagaagaggaaggaggaggaggaggaggaggaggaggaggaggaggaggaggaggaggaggaggagatgagaaggagaaggagaagagaggagatggaggaggaggaggaggtggtagagggtggaggaagaggagagtgagagggagaagaggaagaggaggaggaggaaggaggaaggaggaggaggagaaagaagaacaaaataaGTCCTTTGCTTAGCTCATCACTAGACCCGCAATTTCGCTCAATTCACAGAATTCACAGGTAACGCACAGATCTCCATTGGACCTGGCCTCCGAATAAATCCCCTCCCAATTCCTAATCCATCCTCTTATTTTCAACAAAACTGACTAAGTTGATTGCGTGAAGAGAAATACACCGAAAAGAAATCTACAATTCGTTCTAATTCATTCTGCATTTCCTtgagtttcctttttttaaggcTTAATTCTTGGCTCTCTGCCTCGGCTGGTGCCTGGACCTCTGTTCCCAGatgtttcctctcccccccccaatgttTACTGAGGTTTAGCCAACAAGGCAGCTGTTTGCCCCTTCAAAATTCCCATCTGCCGTTCCCAAGCCAGCTTATATTTAGGACGACAACCAGAAATTCACCGTTTGAGgcccaaatgtgttttttttttatccattcgTAGTTCAGTTCTTAACAGCCTCAGATCCTTCTTGGGTCTTGTACGGTTTAGTCCGCGGTTTACGGCCACAAGTCAGCCTGAAAttcttgttgctaagcgagacaggctTTGAAGCGCCCCATTctaggacttttcttgccgcgCTGGTTAagggaaacactgcagttgttaagtgggtcacagggttcttaagagaatctggcttgcccgttgacttggcttggcctagaagacctcaaaggtcccttccagctcttttattctgtatttccttccttcctcccttccttccttccttccttcctcctttcctttccttttgcctCTATcccgctccttccttccttcctttccttcctttctctttctattttctcttccttctccttcatttttccttccttccttctttcctttcttttcacctCCGTCGcactcttccctctcttcctccttttcttttgccTCTGTCCcgctccttccgtccttccttcctctcctttatttttccttctttttctcttccttttcattcatttttccttcct
Above is a genomic segment from Ahaetulla prasina isolate Xishuangbanna chromosome 18, ASM2864084v1, whole genome shotgun sequence containing:
- the TNFRSF14 gene encoding tumor necrosis factor receptor superfamily member 14 isoform X2, producing the protein MAFSLSLGIAVIGGKMTLILHIALVIHFLLLRNAFSCESWEYSIGRECCPKCGAGLRVLRHCTRATNTACIPCDSGWFTEHPNGLTMCLKCRECSPESHMQIKERCHYTKNTKCGCQPGFFCFHQLEADSCDVCVRHTTAPPGYRVTRAGTENHDVSFEACPPGTFSSKEMSFSCIKWTNCSEKGLTKTHEGTATSDVVCEDKSPRNLGLILPLVCAGLLVLLTLIVILVVWKKGKCPLKAICKKKAEEPNYRVPEKECMVTVRPIQETAPNLGQPTYASC
- the TNFRSF14 gene encoding tumor necrosis factor receptor superfamily member 14 isoform X1 — its product is MAFSLSLGIAVIGGKMTLILHIALVIHFLLLRNAFSCESWEYSIGRECCPKCGAGLRVLRHCTRATNTACIPCDSGWFTEHPNGLTMCLKCRECSPESHMQIKERCHYTKNTKCGCQPGFFCFHQLEADSCDVCVRHTTAPPGYRVTRAGTENHDVSFEACPPGTFSSKEMSFSCIKWTNCSEKGLTKTHEGTATSDVVCEDKSPRNLGLILPLVCAGLLVLLTLIVILVVWKKGKCPLKGRRTELQSSGERMYGDRQAHSGNRPKSWTADLRQLLREATRCTMLASRATARAFMVGTGLCGS